From Anopheles arabiensis isolate DONGOLA chromosome 3, AaraD3, whole genome shotgun sequence, a single genomic window includes:
- the LOC120899628 gene encoding uncharacterized protein LOC120899628 codes for MKTLVNVLLVTLSIGSAAAIRCYQCSSQTDPKGVDNCGAYKAFNKTQNIAIECNSDESHMPGSFCMKVVHQSPRGFIWDGRWRQVIRQCASVSETGVTGVCNWGVYENGVYWEECYCVEDECNGAPGLKASSFTALCLAVLLFVAKIVS; via the exons atgaaaacattagtAAATGTGCTACTCGTCACACTAAGCATCGGTTCCG CCGCTGCCATCCGGTGCTACCAGTGTTCTTCTCAAACCGATCCGAAAGGTGTCGACAACTGTGGCGCGTACAAGGCGTTCAACAAGACGCAAAACATTGCGATCGAGTGCAACAGCGATGAGTCGCACATGCCCGGCTCGTTCTGCATGAAGGTGGTCCACCAGAGCCCGCGAGGATTCATCT GGGATGGCCGATGGCGTCAGGTCATCCGGCAGTGTGCGTCCGTCTCGGAGACGGGTGTTACCGGAGTGTGCAACTGGGGTGTGTACGAGAACGGTGTGTACTGGGAGGAGTGCTACTGCGTGGAGGACGAGTGTAACGGAGCACCGGGTTTGAAAGCCAGCTCCTTTACCGCCCTGTGCCTTGCCGTGTTGCTGTTCGTGGCTAAAATTGTATCGTAG